A stretch of the Candidatus Cloacimonas sp. genome encodes the following:
- the cdd gene encoding cytidine deaminase — MVALNSEEKELLKAAQKAAENSYSPYSHYKVGCAVKTVDGHIFTGCNVENASYSLTICAERNAIFKAVSEGYRAFSEIAVYVDSDESFPPCGACRQVIYEFAPELQVIYANRNDIQKTMIKELFPSAFTLKRS; from the coding sequence ATGGTAGCATTAAATTCCGAAGAAAAAGAATTGCTGAAAGCAGCCCAAAAGGCAGCCGAAAATTCTTATTCTCCATATTCTCATTATAAAGTTGGCTGTGCCGTGAAAACTGTTGACGGACATATTTTCACCGGCTGCAATGTAGAAAATGCCTCTTATTCTTTAACTATCTGTGCAGAACGCAATGCTATTTTCAAAGCAGTCAGCGAAGGATACAGAGCTTTTTCAGAAATAGCCGTTTATGTAGATAGTGACGAAAGTTTTCCCCCTTGTGGTGCTTGCCGGCAAGTTATTTATGAATTTGCACCTGAGCTTCAGGTAATATATGCAAACCGTAATGATATTCAGAAAACTATGATCAAAGAATTGTTTCCCTCTGCTTTCACTTTGAAGAGAAGTTAA
- a CDS encoding lysine 5,6-aminomutase subunit alpha, which translates to MLKLDLNKEMVSRARKAASQITNAFLWLFDGYTTVTTERTVLRLMGIDGALKDGKPLPNVVVDQLVENSALQKGAAIWVANAMLKKGFTAQQVAEAVACNGLELTQISLASGEEILNTLNPIVEKMLGHITAQKQKREELLAEYQPRPKPAIYVIVATGNIYEDVDQARAAAREGADAIAVIRSTAQSLLDYVPFGATTVGFGGTFATQENFKIMRKALDEVSREEKRYIHLTNYASGLCMPEIAAMGAMERLDMMLNDAMYGILFRDINPKRTLLDQYFARMINAYAGIEIQTGEDNYLTTSDAVEKAYTVTASQLINESFAVLSGIKPDKMGLGHAFEINPELENSFSYELAHALLTKTLFPDSPVKYMPPTKFASGNIFHTYLLNAMFNFAGQLTEQGVQLLGMMTEAIHTPHLADRFLAIENAQYIFRAVKDLNQNLCLSEDSFINSRANEVLAQATEFLERVAEEGLFSAMSKGEFAEIKRPENGGKGLEGVFMKDGDYYNPFMESMKQELKL; encoded by the coding sequence ATGCTAAAATTAGACCTTAATAAAGAAATGGTATCCAGAGCCCGGAAAGCTGCTTCTCAAATAACTAATGCTTTCCTTTGGCTGTTTGATGGTTACACTACTGTAACAACGGAAAGAACAGTTTTACGACTAATGGGAATTGACGGTGCCCTTAAAGATGGTAAACCCTTGCCCAATGTAGTAGTAGATCAATTGGTGGAAAATTCTGCGTTGCAGAAAGGAGCAGCGATTTGGGTAGCTAATGCTATGCTAAAAAAGGGTTTTACAGCTCAGCAAGTAGCGGAAGCGGTTGCCTGTAATGGTTTGGAATTAACCCAAATTTCTCTTGCCTCAGGTGAGGAAATACTAAATACACTTAATCCCATAGTAGAAAAGATGTTGGGTCATATAACTGCCCAAAAGCAAAAACGCGAGGAACTTCTGGCTGAATACCAACCGCGTCCCAAACCCGCTATTTATGTAATTGTTGCAACAGGAAATATTTATGAGGATGTAGATCAAGCCAGAGCTGCAGCCAGAGAAGGAGCTGATGCTATTGCCGTTATCCGTTCCACAGCTCAATCCTTATTGGATTATGTTCCTTTTGGCGCTACGACTGTTGGTTTTGGAGGCACTTTTGCCACGCAGGAAAATTTTAAAATTATGCGTAAAGCATTGGATGAGGTCTCCCGGGAAGAAAAGCGTTATATTCACTTAACTAACTATGCCAGTGGACTTTGTATGCCAGAAATTGCTGCTATGGGGGCAATGGAACGCTTGGATATGATGCTGAATGATGCAATGTATGGCATTTTATTCAGAGATATTAATCCCAAAAGAACCTTGCTGGATCAATATTTTGCGCGGATGATAAATGCTTATGCGGGAATTGAAATTCAAACGGGAGAAGATAATTATTTAACTACTTCCGATGCTGTTGAAAAGGCATATACGGTTACCGCAAGCCAGTTGATCAATGAAAGTTTTGCTGTTTTAAGTGGTATTAAGCCCGATAAAATGGGTTTAGGACATGCTTTTGAGATAAATCCCGAGCTGGAAAACAGCTTTAGTTATGAGTTAGCGCACGCACTTTTGACCAAAACCCTATTTCCTGATTCCCCGGTTAAATATATGCCACCCACGAAATTTGCCAGCGGCAATATTTTCCATACCTATCTGTTAAATGCAATGTTCAATTTTGCCGGTCAGCTTACTGAACAAGGTGTGCAGCTTTTGGGAATGATGACGGAGGCAATTCATACTCCGCATTTGGCAGACCGCTTTTTGGCTATTGAAAATGCGCAATATATATTTAGAGCGGTGAAAGACCTGAACCAAAATTTATGCTTAAGTGAAGATAGTTTTATTAATAGCAGAGCAAATGAGGTCTTGGCTCAAGCGACGGAATTTTTGGAAAGAGTGGCGGAAGAAGGTCTTTTTAGTGCTATGAGTAAAGGCGAATTTGCCGAAATTAAGCGTCCCGAAAACGGGGGAAAAGGTTTGGAAGGTGTCTTTATGAAAGACGGTGATTATTACAATCCCTTTATGGAAAGTATGAAGCAGGAGCTTAAGCTATGA
- a CDS encoding OAM dimerization domain-containing protein, which translates to MSKNIIRPYGDTLNDGKMQLSFSLPVSCDALGKEAARKLLLQMGFDEAEITAMNDLTEGFTHFIAYAVTSTSVDISKIKVKVVDTPVMTMEETDAFVAEHLGRKITVVGACIESDAHTVGIDAIMNMKGYNHRYGLERYHSFNALNMGAQVPCEELLAKAREVNADAILVSQVVTQKNIHIKNLTRLIELAEAEGLRDKMLFICGGPRLSHELAIELGFDAGFGAGTYATDVASYIAITLAKSIARK; encoded by the coding sequence ATGAGCAAAAATATTATTCGTCCTTATGGTGATACTTTAAATGACGGCAAAATGCAGCTTTCTTTTTCGCTGCCTGTTTCCTGTGATGCTTTGGGTAAAGAAGCGGCGCGGAAACTATTATTACAGATGGGTTTTGACGAAGCGGAAATAACAGCTATGAATGATTTAACGGAGGGTTTTACGCATTTTATTGCTTATGCTGTAACTTCCACCAGTGTAGATATCAGCAAAATCAAAGTGAAAGTGGTTGATACACCGGTAATGACGATGGAAGAAACAGATGCCTTTGTGGCAGAGCATTTGGGGCGTAAAATAACGGTTGTAGGTGCTTGCATTGAAAGTGACGCCCATACCGTTGGAATTGATGCTATAATGAATATGAAAGGTTATAATCATCGTTACGGTTTGGAACGCTATCATAGCTTTAATGCCCTCAATATGGGTGCTCAGGTTCCCTGTGAAGAACTCCTTGCCAAAGCCAGAGAAGTGAATGCAGATGCGATTTTGGTTTCCCAGGTTGTTACCCAGAAAAACATTCATATCAAAAATTTAACCCGCCTCATAGAACTTGCTGAAGCGGAAGGTTTAAGGGATAAAATGTTATTTATTTGCGGCGGACCGCGCCTTTCCCATGAATTGGCAATAGAACTTGGTTTTGATGCCGGTTTTGGAGCAGGAACTTATGCCACCGATGTTGCCAGCTATATTGCCATAACTCTGGCAAAAAGCATAGCCCGGAAATAG
- a CDS encoding N-acetylmuramoyl-L-alanine amidase, translated as MTKKLVTFLMLISCLGMLFANLTIQIKGEAKPQTLKETTLSSINYVDLEDFSTIFKAINKQDRSDNRLYLNLYDEQFIFLENSAYYTLKTVSYNMQYPLLRKGEHLYLPSIFITEHLKTHFPSAIQRKGNTFQISKPIDNCVKTIVLDPGHGGKDPGAIGKKLKANEKDVNLAVALKLKKLIETELGITVLLTRDTDRFVSLQDRTRFANDKKADLFISLHSNSSKATASQGIETYYLSTAQTSDARAVEAMENAVVERFEGGSEAKKKYDDLSFILSDLNQTEHLENSNIMATSVQQNIIAGTQSIDRGVKQANFYVLRGAFMPSILIEMGFISNAEEEQLLVNEEYQERLARTIFEGIKRFKFRYDRIRNT; from the coding sequence ATGACAAAGAAATTAGTTACCTTTCTTATGCTGATATCCTGTTTAGGGATGCTTTTTGCCAATCTCACTATTCAGATTAAAGGAGAGGCAAAGCCCCAAACCCTGAAAGAAACAACATTATCTTCCATTAATTATGTGGATTTGGAGGATTTCAGCACCATCTTTAAAGCTATCAATAAACAGGATAGAAGCGACAACAGATTGTATTTGAACCTCTATGATGAGCAGTTTATCTTTCTGGAAAATTCGGCTTATTATACATTGAAGACCGTTTCTTACAATATGCAATATCCTCTTTTACGCAAAGGAGAGCATCTTTACCTGCCCTCCATTTTTATCACCGAGCACCTGAAGACGCATTTTCCTTCTGCCATTCAACGCAAAGGCAATACCTTCCAAATTTCCAAACCGATTGATAACTGCGTAAAAACAATAGTTTTAGACCCCGGTCACGGAGGAAAAGATCCTGGTGCTATCGGTAAAAAACTGAAAGCGAATGAAAAAGATGTTAATCTTGCTGTTGCCCTCAAACTGAAAAAACTGATTGAAACCGAGCTGGGAATTACTGTTTTACTAACCCGTGATACCGATCGTTTTGTTTCTCTGCAGGATAGAACTCGTTTTGCCAATGATAAAAAGGCAGACCTATTTATCAGCTTGCATTCCAATTCCAGTAAAGCAACTGCTTCGCAAGGCATTGAAACATATTATCTTTCCACAGCCCAAACTTCCGATGCCAGAGCTGTGGAAGCAATGGAAAATGCCGTTGTAGAACGCTTTGAGGGTGGCAGCGAGGCAAAAAAGAAATACGACGACCTTTCTTTTATCCTGAGTGACCTTAACCAAACGGAACATCTGGAAAACAGCAATATTATGGCTACCAGTGTGCAGCAAAACATTATTGCCGGAACCCAAAGTATTGACAGAGGAGTTAAACAGGCAAATTTCTATGTTCTGCGAGGTGCTTTTATGCCTTCTATTTTAATTGAAATGGGCTTTATCAGTAATGCCGAGGAAGAACAGCTACTGGTAAACGAAGAGTATCAGGAACGCCTGGCACGCACGATTTTTGAAGGTATTAAGCGTTTTAAGTTTCGTTACGATAGAATTAGAAACACCTAA
- a CDS encoding DUF512 domain-containing protein, with protein MAILIQSVLPKSLAEKSGIKSGDMLLAVNGQEVRDFLDLEFYTSDYEFELELISAEGIPLKVTIQREEKSFLGIEPEPYKVRHCENSCIFCFIDQMPPSLRPTLYTKDDDYLYSYVFGNYITLTNLREEDIERIVTQRITPLYISLHTTDNALRNKMMRPSKEIDVLSVLKYFSQYGIQFHIQIVCVPGYNDNEALKQTLNNLLQPDFNCLSIGIVPVGLTKYRKNLCNLKTFNEQSAAEMLDLLNEARNTFQSSIIYPADEFYVMAQREIPPDEFYADYPQLENGIGMLRLTIQTYKQRKRALLKELRKKPLNYLMISSVCAKEVISKIADDLNKRLENQVIRVQVIRNDFFGPDITVSGLLTYSDLKRQLAPENDEIIILPSCIFNFDGETLDGFNRLTFQETWKNPVLLIDQFFEDWDYL; from the coding sequence ATGGCTATCCTTATTCAGAGTGTTTTACCCAAAAGCTTGGCAGAAAAAAGCGGTATTAAGAGCGGTGATATGTTGCTGGCAGTAAACGGACAGGAAGTAAGGGACTTTCTGGATTTGGAATTTTATACCTCCGATTACGAATTTGAACTGGAACTTATCTCTGCTGAAGGAATACCCTTGAAAGTAACTATCCAACGAGAGGAGAAAAGCTTTCTGGGAATTGAACCGGAGCCATATAAGGTGCGCCATTGTGAAAATTCCTGCATTTTTTGTTTTATAGATCAGATGCCCCCTTCTTTAAGACCCACTTTATATACTAAAGATGATGACTATTTATATTCTTATGTGTTTGGCAATTACATCACGCTAACCAATCTGCGGGAAGAGGATATTGAACGCATTGTTACGCAAAGGATAACTCCCTTGTATATCTCTTTGCATACAACGGATAATGCCCTACGCAATAAGATGATGCGTCCCTCAAAGGAAATAGATGTTTTATCTGTGTTAAAATATTTCAGCCAATACGGAATCCAGTTCCATATTCAAATTGTTTGCGTTCCCGGTTACAATGATAATGAGGCATTAAAACAGACCTTAAATAACCTTCTTCAACCCGATTTTAACTGTCTTTCCATTGGCATTGTTCCCGTGGGTTTAACTAAATACCGTAAAAACCTGTGTAACCTGAAAACCTTCAATGAACAAAGCGCTGCCGAAATGCTGGATTTGCTGAACGAGGCAAGAAACACTTTTCAGAGCTCCATCATTTACCCTGCTGATGAATTTTATGTGATGGCACAACGCGAAATTCCCCCGGACGAATTTTATGCCGATTATCCTCAGCTGGAAAACGGAATCGGAATGTTGCGTTTAACTATTCAAACCTATAAACAAAGAAAAAGAGCATTACTGAAAGAGCTGAGAAAAAAACCGCTCAACTATTTGATGATTAGTTCGGTGTGTGCCAAAGAAGTTATCTCCAAAATTGCCGATGACCTGAATAAACGATTGGAAAATCAGGTTATTCGCGTTCAAGTTATCCGCAATGATTTTTTCGGTCCCGATATCACCGTTTCCGGTTTGCTAACTTATTCCGATTTGAAGAGACAGCTTGCGCCTGAAAATGATGAGATAATTATACTGCCTTCCTGTATTTTTAATTTTGACGGTGAAACCCTGGATGGATTTAATCGGCTTACATTTCAGGAAACCTGGAAAAATCCTGTTTTGTTGATTGACCAGTTTTTTGAGGACTGGGATTACCTGTAG
- a CDS encoding sodium ion-translocating decarboxylase subunit beta: protein MEALFSGLLSFQLKQVIMIIIGLVLIWLAIKHNYEPTLLLPIGFGTILANIPFSAAVGEHSPLGVLFKAGIDTELFPLLIFIAIGAMIDFTPLLKNPFMLLFGAAAQLGIFVTIVIAAGLGFDIKEAASIGIIGAADGPTSIYVANRFAPNLLGAISVAAYSYMALVPIIQPPVIRLLTSRKERRIRMDYHSGDVPRIVKVIFPVAITIIAGIFVPAALALIGFLMFGNLIRESGVLEGLSKTAQNELGNLVTILLGITIASKMQGELFLVPQTLLILALGLVAFIFDTAGGVLFAKLLNVFKKEKINPMIGACGISAFPMSARVIHQMGLKEDPFNFLLMPAVSVNVGGQIGSVIAGGLILALLA, encoded by the coding sequence ATGGAAGCACTGTTTTCCGGCTTGCTGAGCTTTCAACTGAAACAGGTTATAATGATTATCATTGGACTGGTATTGATTTGGCTGGCGATAAAACATAATTATGAACCGACATTATTATTGCCTATTGGTTTTGGAACTATTTTAGCCAATATACCTTTTTCTGCTGCAGTGGGAGAACATTCTCCTCTGGGAGTTCTTTTTAAGGCGGGTATAGATACGGAATTATTTCCCCTGTTAATCTTCATTGCTATTGGGGCAATGATAGATTTCACTCCTTTGTTAAAAAATCCTTTTATGTTGCTTTTCGGAGCAGCTGCTCAATTAGGTATTTTCGTTACAATTGTAATTGCCGCAGGTTTGGGTTTTGACATTAAGGAAGCTGCCAGCATCGGGATCATTGGAGCTGCCGATGGACCTACTTCCATTTATGTAGCCAATCGTTTTGCTCCCAATCTTTTAGGGGCAATTTCCGTAGCTGCCTATTCCTATATGGCTTTGGTGCCGATTATTCAACCCCCGGTAATTCGTTTGCTTACTTCCCGAAAAGAGCGTCGCATAAGGATGGATTATCATAGTGGTGATGTTCCCCGCATTGTTAAAGTAATCTTTCCTGTTGCAATCACCATTATTGCCGGCATTTTTGTTCCTGCTGCCTTAGCGCTTATTGGTTTTTTGATGTTCGGCAATTTAATTCGGGAATCGGGTGTGTTGGAAGGGCTTAGCAAAACCGCTCAAAACGAACTTGGCAATTTGGTTACAATCCTTTTGGGGATAACAATTGCCTCTAAAATGCAGGGAGAACTTTTTTTAGTTCCGCAGACACTTTTGATATTGGCTTTAGGCCTTGTAGCTTTCATTTTTGACACCGCGGGAGGTGTTCTTTTTGCCAAGCTGCTGAATGTATTTAAAAAAGAAAAGATAAACCCGATGATTGGAGCTTGTGGCATTTCTGCCTTTCCCATGAGTGCCAGAGTTATTCATCAAATGGGGCTGAAAGAAGACCCGTTCAACTTTTTGTTGATGCCTGCAGTTAGCGTAAATGTAGGTGGTCAAATCGGTTCTGTTATTGCCGGTGGCTTAATTTTAGCACTTTTAGCTTAA
- a CDS encoding phosphate/phosphite/phosphonate ABC transporter substrate-binding protein has translation MCKKCIWLALVALLIFGCGTKESRLEKANRKLGSKQNPIKMFFVPSLEAGKVVSSGEAIASFLEKETNLHFKVAVPTSYAAVIEALGTYQADVAWLPTYAYILAKQKYDAQVRLMTVRNGLTKYRGQFVARSDGKINSLQDIEGKIIAYTDAASTSGYIYPSAILKQRGITPKDYFFAGGHPQAILAVYSGRADVGCSYWSPPDATGKPMDAREKLLETYPDVFEKVKIVDYTDWIPNDTVTFRKDLPPELEGIIVQTLYRYAQSEEGKKVLKTLYDIDGLEYASDEDYEIVRTTLKTMNMDPAELLK, from the coding sequence ATGTGCAAAAAGTGTATCTGGCTTGCCTTAGTAGCACTTTTAATATTCGGTTGCGGAACAAAGGAAAGTCGTCTGGAAAAAGCCAATAGAAAACTCGGTTCCAAACAGAATCCTATTAAAATGTTTTTTGTCCCTTCTTTGGAAGCGGGTAAAGTGGTTTCCAGCGGCGAGGCAATTGCCAGCTTTCTGGAAAAAGAAACCAACTTGCATTTCAAAGTAGCGGTTCCTACCAGCTATGCGGCTGTTATTGAGGCCTTGGGAACTTATCAGGCAGATGTTGCCTGGTTGCCAACTTATGCTTACATTTTAGCTAAACAAAAATACGATGCCCAAGTGCGGCTTATGACCGTCCGCAATGGCTTAACCAAATACCGGGGACAGTTTGTAGCCCGCAGCGATGGTAAAATTAATTCCTTACAGGATATTGAAGGCAAAATAATTGCCTATACGGATGCTGCCTCCACTTCCGGTTATATTTATCCTTCCGCAATCTTAAAACAAAGGGGTATTACGCCTAAGGATTATTTCTTTGCCGGAGGTCATCCGCAAGCTATTTTAGCTGTTTATAGCGGAAGAGCAGATGTAGGTTGCAGTTATTGGTCGCCACCTGACGCAACGGGAAAGCCAATGGATGCCCGGGAAAAACTGTTGGAGACCTATCCCGATGTTTTTGAGAAAGTTAAAATTGTTGATTATACCGATTGGATTCCTAATGATACAGTAACTTTCAGGAAAGACCTTCCTCCCGAACTGGAAGGCATAATTGTGCAAACCTTATATCGTTATGCCCAAAGTGAGGAAGGGAAAAAGGTCTTGAAAACTCTATACGATATTGATGGCTTGGAATATGCCTCCGATGAGGACTACGAAATTGTGCGCACAACCCTTAAGACAATGAATATGGACCCTGCCGAACTGCTCAAATGA
- the phnC gene encoding phosphonate ABC transporter ATP-binding protein, which translates to MNQKSNLLEVNNLSKSYDGKKWALEDLSLKVEEGDFVILLGLSGSGKSTFLRCVNRLIEPSSGQILFRNENILQLQGIELRHYRRQIGMVFQQFNLVKNLSVLTNVLTGRLGYHSPLSPFSKEDYELAQQNLEKVGLQDFAEKKVKFLSGGQQQRVGIARALMQKPSLILADEPVASLDPATADSIMQYLGEINREGISIICSLHFLTLARRYGNRVLALKEGHKVFEGIPDQIDNIRFKEIYGQDAEEI; encoded by the coding sequence ATGAACCAAAAAAGTAATTTGCTTGAAGTGAATAACTTAAGCAAGAGTTATGACGGCAAAAAATGGGCATTGGAAGATTTATCTCTGAAAGTGGAAGAAGGGGACTTTGTAATTTTATTAGGACTTTCCGGCAGCGGAAAATCTACTTTCCTGCGTTGTGTCAATCGCCTGATAGAACCAAGCAGCGGACAAATCCTTTTCCGCAATGAAAACATTCTGCAACTTCAAGGCATAGAACTGAGACATTACCGAAGGCAAATCGGAATGGTCTTTCAGCAATTTAACCTGGTGAAAAACTTAAGCGTCCTTACGAATGTGTTAACCGGACGCCTTGGCTATCATTCACCTCTTTCACCTTTTAGCAAAGAGGACTATGAACTGGCACAACAAAATCTGGAAAAAGTAGGGTTACAGGATTTTGCGGAGAAAAAAGTGAAATTCCTCTCAGGCGGGCAACAACAACGAGTTGGCATAGCCCGTGCCTTAATGCAAAAGCCATCTCTAATTTTAGCCGATGAACCGGTAGCCAGTTTAGACCCTGCTACAGCCGATTCCATAATGCAATACTTAGGGGAAATAAACAGAGAGGGAATCAGTATAATTTGCTCTTTGCACTTTTTAACCCTGGCTCGGCGTTATGGAAACAGGGTTTTAGCTCTTAAAGAAGGACATAAGGTCTTTGAAGGTATTCCTGACCAGATTGATAATATTCGCTTCAAAGAAATCTACGGTCAGGATGCCGAAGAAATCTAA
- a CDS encoding radical SAM protein, with protein MSHPQMLSCNICPRNCGIDRTKQKGFCGVTDKLRINLATRHFGEEPCFSGTCGSGTIFFAGCNLRCVFCQNYEISTLCWGKDISGEELIRLMLKLADEGAHNINLVTPTPFTLQIRDAIIQAKEKGLTIPVLWNSSAYEKVETLQTLNGLIDIYMPDFKYAHQVYAQKYSSARDYPTVAIAAIKEMYSQVGLLTIDEKGIAKKGLLIRMLVLPHNLAGCKENLRTLADELGTDITLSLMGQYYPTGKAKNYKELARGISETEYSEVVDTALELGFTHLFTQDITSSDIWTPDFSSSPQEINPASEFNPQAEQTQ; from the coding sequence ATGTCCCATCCCCAAATGCTTTCCTGTAATATTTGCCCACGCAATTGCGGCATTGATAGAACAAAGCAAAAGGGCTTTTGTGGGGTTACGGATAAACTGAGAATAAATTTGGCTACTCGTCATTTTGGCGAAGAGCCCTGTTTCAGCGGAACTTGCGGAAGTGGGACTATTTTCTTTGCGGGCTGTAATTTACGCTGCGTTTTCTGTCAAAATTATGAAATCTCTACTTTATGCTGGGGAAAAGATATTTCGGGTGAAGAACTTATCCGCTTAATGTTAAAGTTGGCAGACGAAGGAGCTCATAATATAAATCTGGTTACTCCTACTCCTTTTACCCTTCAGATTAGGGATGCCATTATTCAAGCTAAAGAAAAGGGATTAACTATTCCTGTTCTTTGGAATTCCTCCGCTTATGAAAAAGTGGAAACTCTGCAAACACTGAACGGATTGATAGATATCTATATGCCCGATTTCAAGTATGCCCATCAAGTTTATGCCCAAAAGTATTCTTCTGCCCGGGATTATCCTACCGTAGCCATTGCTGCGATAAAAGAAATGTATTCTCAGGTAGGGCTTTTAACAATTGATGAAAAAGGAATTGCCAAAAAAGGATTGCTGATTAGGATGCTGGTTTTGCCCCATAATTTAGCCGGGTGCAAAGAAAATCTACGCACTTTGGCAGATGAATTGGGAACAGATATTACTCTATCTCTGATGGGACAATATTACCCTACCGGAAAAGCAAAAAACTATAAGGAACTGGCAAGAGGAATTTCGGAAACCGAATACTCTGAAGTAGTGGATACAGCTTTAGAGCTTGGTTTTACGCATCTTTTCACTCAGGATATTACCAGTTCGGATATTTGGACTCCCGATTTTTCTTCTTCGCCGCAGGAAATAAATCCTGCTTCGGAATTTAACCCCCAAGCGGAGCAAACACAATGA
- the rseP gene encoding RIP metalloprotease RseP has translation MLTLLITIIAFGLMIFVHEFGHFLVARAFNVGIESFSIGFGKAIWQTEKNGIQYRLGWMPLGGYVKMQGENPEENIGVPEEQTFLGKSWWKRALIAFSGPFANLLFGLLLFVIAFMLPQKQEDLLPIIHNAKGVWAESFSAADSIISVNGKPVKGFQEFMLALSGKKNNTISYLHKGEKRILQVAPVAVDSLLKSLEPKVDTTIGEVFTGMPAWRAGLKTGDKVLAVDSVSVANWYEMRERIVASKKDEVQLTILREGKILTRTIALEENVSMGDQKMIGISQYMPVKSVTRYNPLQAISYGARSTVSFIVLNYVGLYKLVMKPEQLKNNLGGPVMIATMGQQVAQRGVSSLIIFLASISLVLMIMNLLPIPILDGGHIFFAFLEGIFGKPVPIKVQAFLQRIGFALLMLLMFYAFYADISKLLIRQFLLGQ, from the coding sequence ATGTTAACATTATTGATAACGATTATTGCCTTCGGATTGATGATTTTTGTGCATGAATTCGGGCATTTTTTAGTGGCGCGTGCATTTAATGTAGGAATTGAAAGTTTTTCTATAGGTTTCGGAAAAGCAATTTGGCAAACGGAGAAAAATGGTATTCAATACCGATTGGGATGGATGCCGTTAGGCGGGTATGTAAAAATGCAGGGAGAAAATCCCGAGGAAAATATCGGGGTTCCTGAAGAACAAACATTCTTGGGAAAATCCTGGTGGAAAAGAGCCCTGATTGCTTTCAGCGGACCTTTTGCCAATTTACTTTTCGGGTTGTTACTATTTGTTATTGCCTTTATGTTACCTCAAAAACAGGAAGACCTGTTGCCCATTATTCACAATGCCAAAGGCGTTTGGGCAGAGTCCTTTAGCGCTGCGGATAGCATTATTAGCGTTAACGGCAAGCCGGTGAAAGGGTTTCAGGAATTTATGCTGGCGCTTTCGGGAAAAAAAAATAATACTATCTCCTACCTCCATAAAGGAGAAAAGCGCATTTTGCAAGTAGCTCCTGTAGCAGTGGATTCTTTACTTAAATCCCTTGAACCGAAAGTGGATACAACAATCGGAGAGGTTTTCACCGGAATGCCTGCCTGGAGAGCAGGATTGAAAACGGGGGATAAAGTTTTGGCTGTGGATAGCGTATCCGTTGCCAACTGGTATGAAATGCGGGAAAGGATAGTTGCCTCAAAAAAAGATGAAGTTCAGCTAACAATTTTAAGGGAAGGTAAAATATTAACTCGCACGATTGCTTTGGAAGAAAATGTTTCAATGGGTGACCAGAAAATGATTGGCATCAGTCAATATATGCCGGTGAAAAGCGTTACCCGCTATAATCCTTTGCAGGCAATCAGTTATGGGGCAAGGAGCACAGTTAGTTTTATCGTTCTGAATTATGTGGGTTTATACAAGCTGGTTATGAAACCGGAACAGTTGAAAAACAATCTTGGCGGACCGGTGATGATCGCCACAATGGGTCAACAGGTTGCCCAGAGAGGAGTTAGCTCTTTAATTATCTTTCTTGCGTCCATCAGCTTAGTTTTGATGATAATGAATCTTTTGCCAATTCCCATTCTGGATGGGGGTCATATTTTCTTTGCTTTTCTGGAAGGCATTTTTGGTAAACCTGTACCGATAAAAGTGCAGGCATTTTTACAGCGTATCGGTTTTGCCCTGTTAATGTTATTGATGTTTTATGCTTTCTATGCAGATATTTCCAAGCTGCTTATCCGGCAATTCCTGTTAGGACAATAG